From the Xyrauchen texanus isolate HMW12.3.18 chromosome 37, RBS_HiC_50CHRs, whole genome shotgun sequence genome, one window contains:
- the LOC127631002 gene encoding tripartite motif-containing protein 65-like isoform X2 yields MAEASISVDQDQFSCSICLDILKVPVAIPCGHSYCMSCITDCWNQDDQKGVYSCPQCRQTFTQRPALNKNTILAEMVEKLKIKLQTAVPAHCFTGAGDVECDVCSGVKQKATKSCLVCIISYCQNHLEQHDNLFKGKKHKLMDATGNLHEMICHQHDKLLELYCHNDQQCICYVCMMENHKSHDTVSAAAERTKKQKHLGETKKKCQQKIQEKEDNLKELRAAIEYHKSFQSLSALLGSADIPSITSSSLLPFDNVRMCVSMIKVQLEHYCTQGICEISKLASDIQIIPTEEPKTRKEFLQYSRQFNLDTNTVNKRLHLSEGNRVITFTGKDQQYPDHPDRFTVYAQVLCRESVNGRCYWEVEWSHGVDISVSYKSISRNGYSNDCGFGYNNQSWTLTCSESSFSFWHNREELKLPVVPCSSRIGVYVDHSTGILSYYRISDIMTLIHRVQTTFTQPLYPGFVLYSKSKVTLLPM; encoded by the exons ATGgcagaagccagtatttcagtGGATCAGGACCAGTTCAGCTGTTCAATCTGTTTGGATATACTGAAGGTTCCAGTGGCTATTCCCTGTGGACACAGTTACTGTATGAGCTGCATTACAGACTGCTGGAATCAAGATGATCAAAAGGGAGTGTACAGCTGCCCACAGTGCAGACAGACATTCACCCAAAGACCTGCTCTGAATAAAAACACTATTTTGGCTGAAATGGTGGAGAAACTGAAGATAAAGCTCCAAACTGCTGTTCCCGCTCACTGTTTCACTGGAGCTGGAGATGTGGAGTGTGACGTCTGTTCTGGAGTAAAACAAAAAGCCACCAAATCCTGTTTGGTGTGTATAATCTCTTACTGTCAAAATCACCTTGAACAACATGACAATCTTTTCAAAGGTAAGAAACACAAATTGATGGATGCCACTGGAAACCTTCATGAGATGATCTGCCATCAACATGATAAACTGCTGGAACTTTACTGTCATAACGATCAGCAGTGTATATGTTACGTGTGTATGATGGAAAACCACAAAAGTCATGACACAGTATCAGCTGCAGCAGAAAGGACCAAGAAACAG AAACACTTGGGCGAGACAAAGAAAAAATGCCAGCAGAAAATACAAGAGAAAGAGGACAATCTTAAGGAGCTGAGAGCGGCTATAGAGTATCATAAG AGTTTCCAGTCTCTGTCTGCCCTTCTTGGATCTGCTGACATACCCAGCATCACTTCCAGCTCTCTCTTGCCTTTTGataatgtgagaatgtgtgtCTCTATGATCAAAGTACAACTGGAACATTACTGTACACAAGGGATTTGTGAGATTTCCAAATTAG CATCAGACATCCAAATTATTCCCACTGAAGAACCCAAGACCAGAAAGGAGTTCCTACAAT ATTCCCGTCAGTTCAACCTGGATACAAACACAGTGAATAAACGCCTCcatctgtctgaggggaacagagTGATAACGTTCACTGGCAAAGACCAGCAGTATCCCGATCATCCAGACAGATTTACTGTTTATGCTCAGGTGTTGTGTAGAGAGAGTGTGaatggacgctgttactgggaggttGAGTGGAGTCATGGTGTGGATATATCAGTATCATATAAGAGCATTAGCAGGAATGGGTACTCTAATGATTGTGGATTTGGATATAATAATCAGTCATGGACTTTGACCTGCTCAGAGTCAAGTTTCTCATTCTGGCACAACAGGGAAGAGCTTAAACTCCCTGTTGTCCCATGTTCCTCTAGAATAGGGGTGTATGTGGATCACAGTACGGGAATTCTGTCTTACTACAGAATCTCTGACATAATGACCCTCATCCACAGAGTCCAGacaacatttactcaacctctCTATCCTGGGTTTGTGTTATATTCAAAGTCCAAAGTGACACTGCTACCTATGTAG
- the LOC127631002 gene encoding tripartite motif-containing protein 16-like isoform X1 — protein MAEASISVDQDQFSCSICLDILKVPVAIPCGHSYCMSCITDCWNQDDQKGVYSCPQCRQTFTQRPALNKNTILAEMVEKLKIKLQTAVPAHCFTGAGDVECDVCSGVKQKATKSCLVCIISYCQNHLEQHDNLFKGKKHKLMDATGNLHEMICHQHDKLLELYCHNDQQCICYVCMMENHKSHDTVSAAAERTKKQKHLGETKKKCQQKIQEKEDNLKELRAAIEYHKRSAQAAVEECEEIFTDLIHSIERSRSEVMQVIRAREKAVVGQAEGLLVQLEQEISDLRKKDTELEQLSHNDDHIHFLQSFQSLSALLGSADIPSITSSSLLPFDNVRMCVSMIKVQLEHYCTQGICEISKLASDIQIIPTEEPKTRKEFLQYSRQFNLDTNTVNKRLHLSEGNRVITFTGKDQQYPDHPDRFTVYAQVLCRESVNGRCYWEVEWSHGVDISVSYKSISRNGYSNDCGFGYNNQSWTLTCSESSFSFWHNREELKLPVVPCSSRIGVYVDHSTGILSYYRISDIMTLIHRVQTTFTQPLYPGFVLYSKSKVTLLPM, from the exons ATGgcagaagccagtatttcagtGGATCAGGACCAGTTCAGCTGTTCAATCTGTTTGGATATACTGAAGGTTCCAGTGGCTATTCCCTGTGGACACAGTTACTGTATGAGCTGCATTACAGACTGCTGGAATCAAGATGATCAAAAGGGAGTGTACAGCTGCCCACAGTGCAGACAGACATTCACCCAAAGACCTGCTCTGAATAAAAACACTATTTTGGCTGAAATGGTGGAGAAACTGAAGATAAAGCTCCAAACTGCTGTTCCCGCTCACTGTTTCACTGGAGCTGGAGATGTGGAGTGTGACGTCTGTTCTGGAGTAAAACAAAAAGCCACCAAATCCTGTTTGGTGTGTATAATCTCTTACTGTCAAAATCACCTTGAACAACATGACAATCTTTTCAAAGGTAAGAAACACAAATTGATGGATGCCACTGGAAACCTTCATGAGATGATCTGCCATCAACATGATAAACTGCTGGAACTTTACTGTCATAACGATCAGCAGTGTATATGTTACGTGTGTATGATGGAAAACCACAAAAGTCATGACACAGTATCAGCTGCAGCAGAAAGGACCAAGAAACAG AAACACTTGGGCGAGACAAAGAAAAAATGCCAGCAGAAAATACAAGAGAAAGAGGACAATCTTAAGGAGCTGAGAGCGGCTATAGAGTATCATAAG CGCTCTGCACAGGCAGCAGTGGAGGAGTGCGAGGAGATCTTTACTGATCTGATTCACTCCATTGAGAGAAGTCGctctgaggtgatgcaggttatCAGAGCTCGGGAAAAGGCTGTGGTGGGTCAAGCTGAAGGTCTCTTGGTGCAACTGGAGCAGGAGATTTCTGATCTGAGGAAGAAAGACACTGAGCTGGAGCAGCTTTCACACAATGATGATCACATCCATTTCCTACAG AGTTTCCAGTCTCTGTCTGCCCTTCTTGGATCTGCTGACATACCCAGCATCACTTCCAGCTCTCTCTTGCCTTTTGataatgtgagaatgtgtgtCTCTATGATCAAAGTACAACTGGAACATTACTGTACACAAGGGATTTGTGAGATTTCCAAATTAG CATCAGACATCCAAATTATTCCCACTGAAGAACCCAAGACCAGAAAGGAGTTCCTACAAT ATTCCCGTCAGTTCAACCTGGATACAAACACAGTGAATAAACGCCTCcatctgtctgaggggaacagagTGATAACGTTCACTGGCAAAGACCAGCAGTATCCCGATCATCCAGACAGATTTACTGTTTATGCTCAGGTGTTGTGTAGAGAGAGTGTGaatggacgctgttactgggaggttGAGTGGAGTCATGGTGTGGATATATCAGTATCATATAAGAGCATTAGCAGGAATGGGTACTCTAATGATTGTGGATTTGGATATAATAATCAGTCATGGACTTTGACCTGCTCAGAGTCAAGTTTCTCATTCTGGCACAACAGGGAAGAGCTTAAACTCCCTGTTGTCCCATGTTCCTCTAGAATAGGGGTGTATGTGGATCACAGTACGGGAATTCTGTCTTACTACAGAATCTCTGACATAATGACCCTCATCCACAGAGTCCAGacaacatttactcaacctctCTATCCTGGGTTTGTGTTATATTCAAAGTCCAAAGTGACACTGCTACCTATGTAG